CGATGAGGCGCTTGCACTCCTTCTCGTAGGAGTCGAAGAGCGCGAAGAGCATCTGCGCATCCGACTCCTGGAGCGCGTAGCGGCTCATCTCCACTTCGTTCGGGTGGAAGACCTCGCGGTACTTCACGCCCTTGACCCACTCGATGTCGTAGACGTTCTCGACGTTCTGCAGGTACATGGTCAGCCGCTCGAGGCCGTACGTGAGCTCCGCCGCCACGGGCTTGCACTCGAAGCCGCCGCACTGCTGGAAGTAGGTGAACTGGGTGACTTCCATGCCGTCACACCACACCTCCCAGCCCAGGCCCCAGGCGCCCAGCGTGGGCGACTCCCAGTCGTCCTCGACGAAGCGGATGTCGTGGTCGAGCGGATCCATGCCGATGGCGCGCAGCGAGTCCAGGTAGAGCTGCTGGACGTTCTTGGGCGCGGGCTTGAGGATGACCTGGAACTGGTGGTGCTGGAACAGGCGGTTGGGATTCTCGCCGAAGCGGCCGTCGGCGGGACGCCGCGAGGGCTGCACGTAGGCCACGTTCCAGGGCTCGGGGCCCAGGGCGCGGAGGAAGGTGGACGGGTGCATGGTGCCCGCACCCACCTCGAGATCATAGGGCTGGTTGATGATGCAACCCTGCTTGGCCCAGTGGTTCTGGAGCGTGAGGATCAAATCCTGGAAGTACATGGCGCCGCGGACCCTAGTGATGGGGTCCAGGAGCGTCAAGAACGGCCCGCGTGCTCCGTGTCCTATCCGAAAGCGACAGGCACCTCAGGAGGACTGCTCGCGCAACCACCCGGGCATGGCGGAGGCCACCTCGGCCCCGGAGGGCAGGCCCGCCACGGCCCCCAGGTGCTCCACCACGCGCGAGCCCACCACGCACGAGAAGCGGACCAGTTCGGTCAGCTCCTCGAGGGGCGCCCGCCCCAGCGCCGCCGCGTCCGGGTAGCGCCGGGACAGCCCCCGGAGCAGGCCCGAGGTGAACCCATCCCCCGCCCCGGTGGTGTCCACCACTCGCGCCCGGGGGGCCTCCACGTGTA
This Cystobacter fuscus DSM 2262 DNA region includes the following protein-coding sequences:
- the glyQ gene encoding glycine--tRNA ligase subunit alpha: MYFQDLILTLQNHWAKQGCIINQPYDLEVGAGTMHPSTFLRALGPEPWNVAYVQPSRRPADGRFGENPNRLFQHHQFQVILKPAPKNVQQLYLDSLRAIGMDPLDHDIRFVEDDWESPTLGAWGLGWEVWCDGMEVTQFTYFQQCGGFECKPVAAELTYGLERLTMYLQNVENVYDIEWVKGVKYREVFHPNEVEMSRYALQESDAQMLFALFDSYEKECKRLIERELPLPAYDYALKCSHAFNLLDARGAISVTERANFIKRVRDNARLCAEGYLKMRERLGYPLLKTPWTVGEQPPVLEGKPASDYWKTVTLNKPEQAEVARGQ